A genomic stretch from Corynebacterium terpenotabidum Y-11 includes:
- the lepA gene encoding translation elongation factor 4 — MAPKQQNYALETFTEPSRIRNFCIIAHIDHGKSTLADRILQLSGVIDDRDMRDQYLDNMDIERERGITIKAQNVRLPWIPRSGANEGEELVMHLIDTPGHVDFTYEVSRALEACEGAILLVDAAQGIEAQTLANLYLAMEKDLEIIPVLNKIDLPAADPEKYSLEIANIIGCEPEDVLRISAKTGEGIPAMLDRVCELVPAPTGDEDAPARALIFDSVYDIFRGVVTYIRMVDGKLEPRQKVKMMSTGTVHEALEIGVVSPQPAKSKGLGVGEVGYIITGVKDVRLSKVGDTVTAAVGGAEEPLKGYAEPTPMVYSGLFPVSADQYPDLREAIEKLQLNDASLTFEPETSTALGFGFRCGFLGLLHMEITRDRLEREFDLDLISTAPSVVYKVIAEDGSVLHVQNPSDWPEGKIREVYEPMVNMTIIVPEEFLGGVMTLCQEKRGQMKNMDFLSTDRVELRYYMPMGEIIFDFFDMLKSKTKGYASLNYEEDGEQLADLVKVDILLQGEPVDAFAAIVHRENALHYGNKMTKKLKELIPRQQFEVPVQAAIGAKIISRTNIRALRKDVLSKCYGGDISRKKKLLEKQKAGKKRMKSIGSVSVPQEAFVAALSTDEG; from the coding sequence ATGGCGCCGAAGCAGCAGAACTACGCTCTCGAGACCTTCACCGAGCCGAGCCGTATCCGCAACTTCTGCATCATCGCCCACATCGACCACGGGAAGTCGACCCTGGCCGACCGGATCCTGCAGCTCTCAGGTGTCATCGACGACCGCGACATGCGCGACCAGTACCTCGACAACATGGACATCGAGCGTGAGCGCGGCATCACCATCAAGGCGCAGAACGTGCGTCTGCCGTGGATCCCGCGGTCGGGGGCTAACGAGGGTGAGGAACTGGTGATGCACCTCATCGACACGCCCGGTCACGTGGACTTCACCTACGAGGTCTCCCGCGCGCTGGAGGCGTGTGAGGGGGCGATCCTGCTGGTGGACGCCGCGCAGGGTATCGAGGCGCAGACGCTGGCGAACCTTTACCTGGCGATGGAGAAGGACCTGGAGATCATCCCGGTGCTCAACAAGATCGACCTGCCGGCGGCGGATCCGGAGAAGTACTCCCTGGAGATCGCGAACATCATCGGCTGTGAGCCGGAGGATGTGCTGCGGATCTCGGCGAAGACGGGGGAGGGGATCCCGGCGATGCTGGACCGCGTCTGTGAGCTGGTGCCGGCGCCGACCGGCGATGAGGACGCCCCGGCCCGCGCGCTGATCTTCGACTCGGTCTACGACATTTTCCGTGGCGTGGTGACCTACATCCGTATGGTCGACGGGAAGCTGGAGCCGCGGCAGAAGGTCAAGATGATGTCCACCGGGACGGTGCATGAGGCTCTTGAGATCGGTGTGGTGTCCCCGCAGCCGGCGAAGTCGAAGGGCCTGGGTGTGGGTGAGGTGGGGTACATCATCACCGGGGTGAAGGATGTCCGTCTGTCGAAGGTGGGCGATACGGTGACCGCGGCGGTCGGGGGAGCGGAGGAGCCGCTGAAGGGCTATGCGGAGCCGACGCCGATGGTGTACTCGGGTCTGTTCCCGGTCTCGGCGGACCAGTACCCGGATCTGCGGGAGGCTATCGAGAAACTGCAGTTGAATGACGCGTCCCTGACCTTCGAGCCAGAGACGTCCACCGCGCTAGGCTTCGGTTTCCGGTGTGGCTTCCTGGGCCTGCTGCACATGGAGATCACCCGTGACCGGCTGGAGCGGGAGTTTGATCTGGACCTGATCTCCACCGCGCCGTCGGTGGTGTACAAGGTGATTGCGGAGGACGGGTCGGTCCTGCATGTGCAGAATCCCTCGGATTGGCCGGAGGGGAAGATCCGCGAGGTCTACGAGCCGATGGTGAATATGACCATCATCGTGCCGGAGGAGTTCCTGGGTGGGGTGATGACGTTGTGCCAGGAGAAGCGTGGGCAGATGAAGAACATGGACTTCCTGTCGACCGACCGGGTGGAGCTGCGCTACTACATGCCGATGGGTGAGATCATCTTCGATTTCTTCGACATGCTGAAGTCGAAGACGAAGGGCTATGCCTCGCTGAACTACGAGGAGGACGGCGAGCAGCTGGCGGACCTGGTGAAGGTGGACATCCTGCTGCAGGGGGAGCCGGTGGACGCGTTCGCGGCGATCGTGCACCGGGAGAACGCCCTGCATTACGGCAACAAGATGACGAAGAAGCTCAAGGAGCTGATCCCACGCCAGCAGTTCGAGGTGCCGGTGCAGGCGGCGATCGGGGCGAAGATCATCTCGCGCACGAACATCCGCGCGCTCCGGAAAGATGTGCTTTCCAAGTGCTACGGTGGTGACATCTCCCGTAAGAAGAAGCTGCTGGAGAAGCAGAAGGCCGGTAAGAAGCGCATGAAGTCCATCGGGTCGGTCTCTGTGCCGCAGGAGGCGTTTGTTGCGGCGTTGTCGACGGATGAGGGTTAG